The stretch of DNA AAAACCCAAATCATGAAAACGTTTGTTCCTTTGATCGGAGAaacatttgatttgatttgcattgagaaaaaactgcaaaaatgatttagtttttcaatcaaaatgcactggaaaaataaatttggtAGACTACGAATTACTACTAGCGAATTACCACTAGCCAAGCGATGAgcattttttatcattatttcATTCCTCAAATTGCAATTTATTCATCTGTAGCGTGATTGAACGATTGATTGAAGGCAGATgagaaattaatttcaaaaattacaaacCTACAACTCAAAACAACATCCTAAAATACAAGAGCAAACTCATTTGACGTTGTGTTACGTTGTTGACAAACACATAAATAAGAGCTGAGCTCAAATATCCTTTATTAAGGGACAAGCATTGCAATGCTACCGTTGGTGCTCGTACAAGTGCATCACCAAGAAGTGATAACATTGAAACGATATACATTTTTTGGAGCCCCAATCTGTTCCTTCTACTGATCGATTTGTCGAATCAATATCGAACACAAATTACTACCAGTGTATGTCATTGAATATTTTCGCTCTAGAATGTTGGCAATGCCTAACCACTAGCGTTGTCTCTAAATATTTTCACAGTGTATCTAGACGGCGGCTGCATCACGTCGTCTTGTGATTCGCGGCAGCAAGTTTCAGTTTTTGATTACAGAATTCTTCGCTTGGACAGTATATAGTTGTCAAATTTCATCCCAACCGGTTAGTAGATCAAATTTGTTAAAGTTCTTCGGAGAGAAATATTTGCTAACGATAGGAGCAGGAATACAGTGACCGCGAAATCCATACATCTCGTCAAAGGTAAATCAAAGTTGGTTTTGTCTCCTGGTTCTCAGAACTGATTGTTTATTTCGGGTAGGGGTTCCCCTGAAATCCCTTCACCCATCTTATCTTAAATGTGGTGACAAAAAGTTTCCATCCTTGTATTTCTCATTCATATCGCCTTTTTAGTTCTTGCGTTGAataagaaaaaggaaaagatcGTCTTAtctcacgcacacacacacacacaaaggaCAAACTTCAAGAAGCATCGTGTAGTGAGAGAAACAAatcgcaaaaataaaaaaaataaaaagaacaaGCGGTAAATCAGGACACTAACGCATTCGAGAGGATTCAGCAGGGAGGCGAAAACGTTCATCCGGGGAcgagagatgccagattatagCGATTTAGATCGCCAGATAGAACAACTGAAACGTTGTGAAATAATCAAAGAGAATGAGGTGAAGGCATTGTGTGCGAAAGCTCGTGAAATTCTGGTTGAAGAGGGCAACGTGCAGCGGGTGGATTCGCCGGTTACGGTGAGTATTGCTTTGTGTGTAGGAAAGGATATACTGACAGGAGCGATTGGAAGGTCGACGAAGCAATCAATATCAAAACTAAGCAATAGTGCACAGCAGTATATCACTAGACCTGAGCtgatcaattcatttattgtactACATATTCTCAAATTTATCGAATCAAGTGCTCTTAGCGTTTTTCACGCCACTCAAGAAGGAATAGTTACGATTACCTGTTTCCCTGAGCATCATAGAATTACTACTTTTGGTGAGGTCctagaatttttgttttcacaAGATTGAATAGAACCAAAAAATTCCTCTCCGGAAGAAACATAATAAATGGACAGCCAATCGAATGATATTGCCCACGGTTATCCGTGTTGGGGAAGAGGGGTACAGATAATCTCCACATGGACACATCAAAAGagtatttttggaaaatacATTCTGCATTTCAAGTATGTTTAAACTATCCGCCCACCATAGGTTCGCCGTATTTATTTACCGTGAAGCTGACTGAGGATATACTTAACTGCAATCTGCTTTCTAAGAGTAACTCACATAAACTTCGAGTGATCAAGCTTCCATCGGTAGTGGAGGATCATTTTTTCCTATTTCGAGCGAAGATTATTCCTGAGCTACGTCATTTTAGAGCACATACTGTATCTATGTTCTGGATCCAGATCTACGCGAGTGTAAATTTGTCGGACTGTCGAACTGTGATACGATTTTGTCTGTAGAGTACATGtggatttttttaattcacTAACAGATAGTTGATCAATTGTGCTACTGAAGTGTgtgtttattgttttatttctttCTATATTTTCTCCGTAGAAGCCATAGCCCCAAAAAATTGGGTTATCTTACATCTTTTTTGATATATGTAACTTTGAACTTTCCGTGTAATACAACTATGGATGAATTCCTCATCAATCGTTGGATCAAGTATATCTGGAAGAATATTTACAATGTATTTCAAACGATTCCGGGATAAAACCGGGAAAAAACCGCACAGAAAAAGCCTAAAGTCACAAGTGGACTAGAAAAATTTGACGCGGAAAAACATCATAGGTATAAATGCCATACACAAAAGTTCAGgcgcgaaaaataaaaaaaaaatccagttttCCATAACTAtacaaccagatggaaaaactctcactcctttaccaaattaacgtcaatttcacatgaattacaataagtttctagttcgtaggtcatcttgagttctcaatcagttcaaataaccatgTAGGGTTTTTAATACTAACAAAGAGCACCTTGTATATCAACAACCTTGACCTTTGAAATTAATGGACCTGGATTACTCGAAGAACCTTGATCCAGAGAAgacaaactataaaaaactgcCTACTCTTCCCTCTGTAAATAGTTCTGATGAGACAGTGCTGGATCGCGTTATAGTGGAGGGGGAAAAGGAAAGGAGTTATGCCGATAACCTGCCGGGAGCAAGACCCAGCAGCATAGAGATCGAAGATGCAATTTTGGCGAAGCGAATGAGGTAGGAGAACATGTTTAGTTTGGAATTTTCTTCACGGAAATTCGTTGttgtttagaaaaatggaatggCCGTAACGATCTGCTTAAGATTATTTGTGAAGGTGTACAAAAACCAAATACgggatatcaaatgaaacggaataagtatttacaaacccattcggggtggtttcgaccaggCTGCACCCTGTTGCAGTGTGTATCTCTTTCTAGGCAGAGGGTACTGATCGTTGAGACTCCTAAATCACTCATTCTGCTTGTagactgcatctactattcgtacgatcactcttcataagttcttgataggattttgatctggtaaacaactTTTATCAAGAATGGCCTGGTTTGGATAGCTTTCCACCAACATGAATGAACGGTTAGAAGTGCAACAaaatacttcagaatcattcactgctgtttttgcatcataaatggataatttggcatcaattcataaaatctggagGGTCATGGCATAATTTAATGAATAGAGGCTTCAGATTTTGGACTGGTCAGTTCGTTTagcagatcaaaaccctatctagaacttatgaggagtaatcgtacgaatagtagatgcagctttcaagcagtatgagtgatttgaagagcttaaacgagcagtatcatctgcgtagaaatAGATACACACTATAACAGGGCGCAGCCTGGttgaaaccaccccgaatgagttatttgaacttattgagaactaaagaattAGAATCTTGTTGTAATTCATTTGAAATTGGTGTTAATTtggtaaaggagtgagagtttttccatctagttctatagttatgaaacactggaatttcagatctttgaatgtttcgcacctggacacaacaataaagttcaattgccagccttataaatgaagatgttttttaTATCCCACActttatacttcaattcaacggtgttcttacatatctctggacaCTCAGAAAattggagtggttctatagttgtgaaacgcagtgtacatTTATCGTTTAGTCATtcctccgttcacatattttggaagtccaccattaatgaatgaatgaacaaGGATTCGTGCCATAGGAAGAACGTAATCTATGACAATGCATAAATTGACTGGCaatcactggtttaatcaatacaattgAAAGATTACTAAGCAAAccctagtcctacgtcaaacttgcggttatatcttaggtataacccacccatagttttgaaattgattcttaagggctaaatacgtttgaaaattctcaatggtttcacgtttccgaaaagctttgaatgcaaacgatttttcaacataaatcaTGGAATGCTGGTTATCcgaccatggattgggaggcgaATGGTAGAAcgtgggatgggtttcgttggAGGGCGAAATGCgttgtcatagatcaaacgagaaaggaagttatactcctccagtCAATGTATCTTGTgcggtcgtatgccatgtttattgattcagaagttTTCAACCTATTAGTGATAGAAATCATGATTGGCAAGTGAGTACTACCGTTAGGGTCCTGGATAACATTTCACTCGCAATCTAAAGATAgcgaattcgagcaaagcgagaggtcaagagcactggATTTAGCAGGAGGTtcaggtacacgtgttgtttgcacgaagagtcgcaccggtagcctcaatttgtccatcataacgtagtcagggaggacgaaaccagcaaaagttaatcgaaacgagttggacggcgtgaatttgggTTTCCCCCCTTTGTGGGAAACCTCTCCTTGCTGATGGCAGTTCAAATTTTTAACTTTCATCGAAGAGAgcttttttattgttattttattgtttttattatttcactTGTCAGACCTGTTTCTGTAATCACTCCcaaaatttctacgttatgagAAGGTACGTACACGCGATATTCTAATACAAATcgcttgtcgacaacaatataGTTAACTTGCTCCCGGCTAGCCACGATAACACGCAGTTTTTCCGTCTAACCATTTAAATTTCGAACACGGAGGAGTATTTtgtatttcatgatctgaatgacattgagggcttttccgtttggtttggatcggaagaaaacaacccacggctcAGTTCCATGTACATCTTTTGTCGCTCGAGCGACTTTCCGGCTCCTTCATGAGCAGTCAATAGTTTCATTGTAAGAGATCTCCATCTCTCACTCCATCATTTATGCGGCTGAAAAATACAgtgttttaaaataacttttataatcaaataaaaaaaactaacaataATAAATACTACTTGTTAGTGCACACTGGTGCGTCTAATGGGATAACGTCTACTTCTCGGTTGGATGATCGCCGGTACAGCCGGCATACATAGAACTTTTGTGATCTGTGCAGAAACCActttttattgttgtttttccGTTTTCTTTGGTGCTTTACTCGGTTCACTGTACGAACACGCGATTCGAATAGCACTTGAACGAAAAAGAAAACACCAGCTTGGATTTGTAGCCAACGGTATCATATACAACGGAGGCGGAATGAACTACGTCCGACTACACCAAGCAACCGGTGAGTAATGTCACTTCCAGACTGTCAAGCTTTCACACAACGTCTACTGTGATCTAGGTTAGGATTGAGCGATCTTGGATCTATCTTTTCCGCTTCGATAtccgatgtgaatattcctcgctttcattgacgtttcgcatgacaaacctcccacgaaattccGCCAATAAgggtctaaatacgtttgaacaattctcaatggttccacgtttccagAAAGCTTTGAATGCAATCGGGTTTTCTACAGAAAGCATGGAACGCTGGTTAttccaccatggattgggaggcgaACGGTAGAATCTGGGATGGGGTTCGTTAGAGGGCGGAATGCGTTGTTATAGATCAAACGAGagaggaagttatactcctctaaTGGAGGagtcgattttttggatcgattctttgtactccaaaaaatcgcgaaaaccgATCTTTTTCTTTTCGAACTTTCTGATCTTTTTGATCGTAGAAAacttttgtaaatttgtttttcagtgaacattgattctAACCCCTTCACATATATCGTTGAACCACACGCGTGGTgattagactgtgccagaacgtacaacatcgaacctcactcgtcgtctatcgatgtgaaatggatacatgCTTCATGCGTGTGATGATGCGGGACTGCTACGATCGTGAGTAAGATACACAAACTCAGCAGAGTATCGAAACGACTCACTGTGCTCGTGTTTGAGccctgttgttggaaattaaattgTACGGCAAGGGGTCAACctcaccaaaaaccacctgACTAATTCGACGAAATTGGATGGTGACAACAGGTTCAGCTGAACCGTTCCTTTTCAGAACTGGGACTACAGTCAAGATTTCGATTAAATATCAGACGTATGACACGGTTGGATTTTATGTTAGCGGAGTTctggatgaatatcagttgttgaatttctaataataattagCAATTAATTTtgcaattcaaaaaaattagcgggttatatatacagtcaactctccctaactcgatgttctgtatctcgatattttccctaactcgatggatttcatggcaccttcgattttacaagcattcttctctccataacacgatacctccctaactcgatgcctctcttactcgatgtgttttgattcatttttccatgggttttcacctccctaactcgattgattttcgcgtacatgtttttgtgcattATTACCttagatttcaattgcccttgaaagtgacggcggagtgttcgtgtcatcaaacaatttcttttcaagaatggaaaaccacgagaaacctttcaagcgaacaatcaaaacgctaaccattgcgcaaggtttgagcatcatcgagcaggtcgaaaaatatggacggaaggggtctgaagctgcaaataatttcagtattgcacaaagtgcggtatcaacactactcaaactaatataaaaatggaatcggaatggaaaattgcatataaggttggtcagaatcgagaagctggagcggtcaatgaatttttgtcttgtcaagctagacagaataatttacccctcttctattcttcgggatatggcttgagaatttgtccagaaactgggaattcctaacTTCAGAGCACAACCatcatggacgggagtgatattccgctggcataattaatgcgtcgtgagcttgctgatgtcgacggtacaataccgttcgattgctcaatgtcttttaataattagtgcaaaaaggaccaaacgtgatttgctgtgatctgatgccagataccgatatactggaaagtgttgaaaaacctgagaaaaacgctgaagatagtagttctattgaaatgttaattcgaacgtttaatcaaacctgaagaatatgtccggaatattgaaatcaactgaaaatgttcctgtgaaactattcgaacatttctttgtgattgaacagttcctgcgtgatcgttacaattcagtttgagtaacatacttaatcaatattttctttgttaacctagtgtcTCATGcaagttggactcgattatatacaaactcgattgtatatgattcgattatgtaaaatttaggactcgattgtatacattttgaaaaaaaaaaagttttttttataattcaaatatgaataatttcaagaaaaaaaacctttcagcattaaggtgaaatttaagtggcttttataagtacagtgggttaaaaatcgcgatttttgaagattttgattgaatcttcatcaggaattgtttatatctatattgcagcgaaattaagagagatagaagttgggtgtcaaagaacacattgtagagaggttagagagctttaatttaattgatagaaacaatcaagtttagtatgaatttttaggataaaattaataattacaaataaaaaaaaaacttttaaattttccacttcaaaaatgtttaatccactaatttagatgttccactactatatcctgtactaaattttctcatctttcaaatgaaagcaacaaaatcggattacgtagcatacttttcaatgtagagttagtttgagccaacagaatccgaaacaaagaaaaagttctataagtctgtcatcgttgaaattctaacatatgcgtagaaggattttttttcgtgaaatataaccgtctatcacctcctgaaagattctggaaaaaatattttttttatatgagaaaggtgttttttcactttaagggaatgaatcaaaaattcaaattcataccataattgggacacttaccctaatatatgacaatttgagacataaaaaaaaattaggaaaaaatgttctgtatctcgatacctccctaactcgatggtccctttggatatcgagttagggagagttgactgtatatgatATAACCGAAAGGTTGACATGGGACTATTGTTGGCtgagtaatcatttgtttgtatcgattatattattgattgaataacaattgaacaattttcgaattcaattgaatcatATTTGCTGAGTGAGTAaggaatttgaacaaacgccatgtaatgtaagacactttggttttgatggctgtgtcaGGGAACACATATCGGTATGAACAAAAACTCCtcctattttcatgtatttgcaatgtcgatttcccccaagcaccttggttttggagtttgtgttggagaaaccgtaaatcgggccaattgaaacgtgccagttagggtgtttagatagcGCCTAACATTttgcagttattcaattgtttatctaaggTAAAATAACATTTCTATTATTGTGATAGTTGCGTAGAAATatctcctatcaattgatgcgaatatcttttcgatctattaagaaatgttcgagttataagcattcgaaatctttgatttttttcctgcgtgttctgtgtttaggccatacaaataaatcacaaatttctgcataactccagAACTAAGCAAGCgagtggaaccaaatttggcatgtggaggttctaggagACAAGAAATTTTCTCATTACGATACGACTTTCCTCCCCCCTCTATCTAAggaggctgccacacaaatgaaacacaaatcacTGCATAACTTCCTAACTTGAATACTTCCATGtatgttcgcttagtaagaaaacgtgaatgtttggtagtatttataacaaaaaaccattttgggcgagacgaagtttgcaggatcaactagtaaataaataattttgttaaaaGGCATTCgctttttcaaagatcgattctctggtaccgatttaataTGTTAATCGATCCCTACGCTGTTTAGGaaatcgattcgtcaagatcTATCTTTTTATAAAATTAGCTCAATCCTAGAATCTGGGTCCAGTAACTATTGGGAAATTCGGAGGGCAAGTAAAGTAGTTCCCCTGAACTGATTAGTGGTTGActaaaaactaattttattgCTCTGTTACATTAATGAAATTTCATTCCCATGTTGTTCCGATTCTTTACTACTAACTTTATCGGCATCTGACGAGGAGTCCCTTTAGAAGTATATCGAACGACTATTCTCTCACTGATGGAGAATGATAGTTTCTGTTTCTGGATCActaccaaaacacacctcattaaattctagcgaattcagtatctttgtcttcgTATTACGTTGGGATGTGTGCCCTCAACCACATCACGAGTCTTGCAGTTTTGGCAGGTATACTCCCATTAAAACTCGCTTCTCATTGTTATGACCCTGTTAACCTTCCTCCATACTTCGACCGTTGTCAACTGATCGACCTGGGAACGCTATCCAGCAGACGGGTCTGCATGCAGCGCTTATTCGTCTATGACATGCTACGAGGCTACACTGACTGCTCTGAACTTTTGGAACAAATTCCATTCTACGTTCCACCGCGTCGTCTCCGGAGATCCTCGTTTTTGGCACTTCCCAGTCACAGGACCAATTATGGTTAcaacaatccgttcgactcgTGTCTTCGTGCATTCAATTATGTGAGTGATGAGTTCGATATGAATCTGTCCAAAAGCTCGTTTCAAAGAAGGATCGAGAATACGGTATAATTTAAGTAGTTtaagtaaagtaatattttcaGTCTGTACGGCTAGGGCGAAGacggtgataaataaataaaattatctcTACGGTAACTCATTcgatgtaaggttatgaacttattgttgatcggaaattttaagcAGCTGATCAAGCAAAATTGTCACTTATGATTCATGAGTTCAtgtcatgaattcatctctatccttgatccttcttcgtatatatTCCCACCCGTGTTTGGTTTCATGACTACATCAATTTCTCTGTGCATTTTAATCTGTCCATGACACAAGAAATCCACGGAGTTCCAGATTATCATCAGGCTACAGGCTGGCTTCATAATAGCCACACAATTAGGATCACCCATTGTCTGAATAGAAATATAGAATTTTAATAGTAGTTCAAATTTCATCAACATTTTGAAGTTCAGATTGAATGAAGGACTAATTAATTTCTTTTATAAAAATCGTTCTCTATTACAGGTTTGTGGTGATATACATGGACAATTTTATGATCTCAAAGAGCTGTTTAAAGTGGGTGGCGATGTTCCCGAAACAAACTACCTGTTTATGGGCGATTTCGTCGACCGAGGCTACTACAGTGTGGAAACGTTCCTGTTGCTGTTGGCGCTGAAGGTCCGATATCCGGATCGCATAACGCTCATCCGTGGGAATCACGAATCGCGTCAAATCACCCAAGTGTACGGATTCTACGACGAATGCCTCCGAAAATATGGCTCGGTGACTGTGTGGCGCTACTGTACGGAAATTTTCGACTATCTCTCGTTATCGGCGATTATCGATGGAAAAATTTTCTGCGTGCATGGTGGCCTGTCGCCCTCGATTCAGTATTTGGATCAGATCCGTTCGATAGATCGCAAACAGGAGGTTCCTCACGATGGACCTATGTGTGATCTGCTGTGGAGTGACCCAGAAGACACTCACGGATGGGGTGTGTCGCCTCGTGGAGCAGGCTATCTCTTCGGATCGGATGTGGTTTCTCAGTTTAATGCAGCAAACGACATTGATATGATCTGCCGAGCGCATCAACTTGTTATGGAAGGGTACAAGTGGCACTTTAATGAAACGGTTTTAACTGTATGGTCAGCACCCAACTATTGCTACAGGTAAGCAAACAAAgtttacatttattttccaacacataatatttttcctttttctcttAGATGCG from Toxorhynchites rutilus septentrionalis strain SRP chromosome 3, ASM2978413v1, whole genome shotgun sequence encodes:
- the LOC129778721 gene encoding serine/threonine-protein phosphatase 4 catalytic subunit, producing MPDYSDLDRQIEQLKRCEIIKENEVKALCAKAREILVEEGNVQRVDSPVTVCGDIHGQFYDLKELFKVGGDVPETNYLFMGDFVDRGYYSVETFLLLLALKVRYPDRITLIRGNHESRQITQVYGFYDECLRKYGSVTVWRYCTEIFDYLSLSAIIDGKIFCVHGGLSPSIQYLDQIRSIDRKQEVPHDGPMCDLLWSDPEDTHGWGVSPRGAGYLFGSDVVSQFNAANDIDMICRAHQLVMEGYKWHFNETVLTVWSAPNYCYRCGNVAAILELNENLQRDFTIFEAAPQESRGIPSKKPQADYFL